A genomic stretch from Geothermobacter hydrogeniphilus includes:
- a CDS encoding GAF domain-containing protein, which translates to MAGIEDHHGGTNRAEEFLQIFKKGAEFTQDLLKENERLRFQILKLEEKERQEPGAPSDDATVRKLQEKIAALEEEKAQILDRIREVEEENLDFANRYVDIENENNMLANLYIASYQLHSTLDFNEVLQIILEIVINLIGAEQFGVMLLDEKTNSLRAVGSEGIERDELPVIELGEGVIGQMAKTGENYFVDDLEHYQKDLTNPMVCIPLKIKEHVIGVIVIYSLLEQKSRFAEVDYELFTLLAGHAATAIFSSKLYSESERKLTTIQGFIDLMTK; encoded by the coding sequence ATGGCTGGCATTGAAGATCATCACGGGGGGACCAACCGCGCTGAAGAATTTCTGCAGATCTTTAAGAAGGGTGCCGAATTCACCCAGGATCTGCTCAAGGAAAACGAACGACTGAGATTCCAGATTCTCAAGCTCGAAGAAAAAGAGCGTCAGGAGCCGGGAGCTCCCAGTGACGACGCGACGGTGCGCAAACTGCAGGAGAAAATCGCCGCGCTTGAAGAAGAAAAGGCCCAGATCCTCGATCGTATCAGGGAGGTTGAGGAGGAAAATCTCGATTTCGCCAATCGTTATGTCGATATCGAAAACGAGAACAACATGCTGGCCAATCTCTATATCGCTTCCTACCAGCTGCATTCGACCCTCGATTTCAACGAAGTTCTGCAGATCATCCTCGAAATTGTCATCAATCTGATCGGCGCTGAACAATTCGGTGTCATGCTGCTTGATGAGAAGACCAACTCGCTGCGCGCGGTCGGTTCCGAGGGGATTGAGCGGGATGAACTGCCGGTTATTGAACTCGGTGAAGGGGTCATCGGACAGATGGCCAAAACCGGAGAAAATTATTTTGTCGATGACCTGGAGCATTACCAGAAAGACCTGACCAATCCGATGGTCTGCATCCCGTTGAAAATCAAGGAGCACGTTATCGGTGTCATTGTTATTTACTCGCTTCTGGAGCAGAAAAGCAGGTTTGCCGAAGTTGATTACGAATTGTTCACCCTGCTTGCCGGTCACGCCGCCACGGCCATCTTTTCGTCCAAGCTCTATTCCGAATCGGAACGAAAGTTGACGACGATTCAGGGCTTTATCGATCTGATGACCAAGTAA